The Nicotiana sylvestris chromosome 6, ASM39365v2, whole genome shotgun sequence genomic sequence catgattgctttcggccatgtttcaaagcgaatgctttactattttccatgcagtaaggacaagctagcttcccaCCAGTCATCCACCCAAACAATATTCCATACGCAGGAAAATTGTTAATTGTGcacattaaattagcacgcaaattgaaattctgcttggttgatatgccatatgtttcaacaccatcgTACCACAATTGTTTCAGCTCATCAATGAAAGTTTGCAAATATACATCTATCAAACCTTTCGGATTACGTGGAccggggataatacaatttaagaatatatatggactagtcatgcacaactcggatggtagattataaggtgtaagaaagacaggCCAACATGAATATGGTGTCACGGATACAGAAAAAGGCATGAAGCCATCCGCACACAGacctaaccgaatgttccttggttcactagcaaaatctggatatgtcctatcaaagtgcttccaagcttctccatctgaaggatgacacataacaccaggtggtcttctattttcaaagtgccatctcatatgaggagtagaactcatcgacgcatataacctctttaacctaggtataagaggtaaataatgcatcgccttgatagcgaccatattcccactggaaagcctcttgaaacaaggcttttcgcaaaatttacaactgcttaaatttgcatcatctttataatataacatgcaaccatcttcatAACAATCAATTTtcattgacgaaagtcctaacttagaaactaatttctttgccttatagaaatcaccaggtaTATTATAGTCAACTAATTcactcataaggtcaatgaaagagtccatggttgtttgagaaatattccaatcagatttgatacttagtaacctaactgcaacagacagctcagagtgcggacttccattacgtagtggacgactagcttcctctaactgttcataaaaacATTTTGCGTCAACATTAGGAGTTTGTTTAACATTTTCATTGGGCTCACCCCCTAAGTGCATCCCAAAAGCATCTgcaaccatatcatgaattctagaatcacgatttgtattctccaccgacctactactttcacccacaaccatgttatgaaatatctCATAGCTACCATCGATttctccatgattagtccacacaaaaTAATTTGCTATAAACTCCTTCCTATAAAGATGATGCTTAACTCCTGCAGGTTTTTCAAACTTCATACAGTTGCACctaacacaagggcacctaattactccttcacttAGGTATGATtgaagtgacattgcatgtctaataaagtcatgcaccccttctacaaaatcctcctgcAATCCCTGCCGATTAGaataattcctattgtacatccaagtacgatgttccatctatacaaataaaacaacaacaaattaatttagttaattcatacctaatatttttttagttaactaaaagtccaattcatatcctaaaagttcaattcatatcctaaattttaatttataaactaaaagttcaattcataaactaaaagctcaattcatatccaaaaagttcaattcataatttataccttaaatcaatttataaattaaataatttaaatacatTAATTTGAGTTCTATTAAGAACCATAAGTTCATAATTTAAGGTAGTTCATAATTTCTACCTTAAGTTCATAATTTATACattaaataatttaaatgcaTTAATTTGAGTTATATACCTTAATTCTAAATCTAATGTAGttcaaaccaaaaaccctaatactgaataGATAAAACTGtaaaaaattacataaaattatatagaaaaattaaaaattaaaaagctaataAGTTAGATTACTAACCTTGAACAACAATGGAAGTAGTGGTGCTGCAAAGGAGGAGAATGATAGCAGCGACTCCGGCAAACAGTGATAGCGGACAGTGGTGGCGCGAGGTGGGGGGATTGATTTGTGTGAGGGAAATAGAGAAGGGGAGGAGAATGTGTAGAGAGAGATTTTGGGGAAATTTtgggaagaaaataagagaatgggAGGGGAAAACCCGTTTTTGACTCTGGATTtacaaaaagcgaccaacgttggtcgctattttggtagctaattaagttttgactgtttgaccaaaatatcgACCAATgtgttggtcgctattttttgatcgtttgaccaaaatagcgatcaaagttggtcgctatttcaaaaaaatttttttttctattttgggtttttaaatatatatatatatatatatatatatatatatatatatatatatattcgatattaaatattaaaatttaggattttaattcaatttaaaattatgtacatatatagtatagtatagtgtgtgcgtgtgtgtatatatatagtattGATTTAAAACAAAACGTCTCAAATTATATCAGTTAATatattataattgattcatcgacttataacctagtgataaatgaatgtaattcattaactctgttacaatacaaataatgaatacaatatcatgtactataacatgctatatatgtagttaaagtagcacgaagtgtgtgtgttatatatatacacacactaacatatactataacaagttatataaatgttatagtattacagtgaagttatataaacacacacagacacttcactgtaatactataacgtttatataacttgttatagtatatgttagtgtgtgtatatatatagcacacacacttcgtgctactttaactacatatatagcatgttatagtacatgatattgtattcattatttgtattgtaacagagttaatgaattacattcattcatcactaggttataagtcgatatcaattataacatattaattgatataagtcgggacgttttgtttttaatatatataca encodes the following:
- the LOC138870883 gene encoding uncharacterized protein, which codes for MEHRTWMYNRNYSNRQGLQEDFVEGVHDFIRHAMSLQSYLSEGVIRCPCVRCNCMKFEKPAGVKHHLYRKEFIANYFVWTNHGEIDGSYEIFHNMVVGESSRSVENTNRDSRIHDMVADAFGMHLGGEPNENVKQTPNVDAKCFYEQLEEASRPLRNGSPHSELSVAVRLLSIKSDWNISQTTMDSFIDLMSELVDYNIPGDFYKAKKLVSKLGLSSMKIDCYEDGCMLYYKDDANLSSYGEAWKHFDRTYPDFASEPRNIRLGLCADGFMPFSVSVTPYSCWPVFLTPYNLPSELCMTSPYIFLNCIIPGPRNPKGLIDVYLQTFIDELKQLWYDGVETYGISTKQNFNLRANLMCTINNFPAYGILFGWMTGGKLACPYCMENSKAFALKHGRKQSWFDCHRQFLPPDHEFRRMKNSFKKNNMEYDSPTLILSSDEIWERVQNFSKVTEAPPYRFPEYGTANNGKIFKPKASYTFTLEERRQICDWVTKLKMPDGYASNLGKKVDMEEKKLGRLMNQDELFKETYIVKKKKETDQESQPPNESGEPIQPSDEDAGRMWMEAAGGPKWGKVYGLPTKKFHHYKCGIQGIGTSLQVEQLDEESLSAMRETVTKLTSKLEATKEREKLRDAQYIGMQAQCQGMQEKLKYLLASGGFPISRSRESSPEARLPRARSSCPPSACSSL